Proteins encoded together in one Cicer arietinum cultivar CDC Frontier isolate Library 1 chromosome 4, Cicar.CDCFrontier_v2.0, whole genome shotgun sequence window:
- the LOC113786135 gene encoding uncharacterized protein yields the protein MVQWQRHIFPILRRIHKGIDNANHSASNLLISRFSSSLSQGQLQRQWSTSLPSFSRPIYHCLQRYQGISSSTQLLAKSSEETPVSSPLVPISLLGRSTGEEQNQKTITKADKVQAILKGIKQSPKKVNLVAALVRGMLVKDALMQLQVTVKRAAKTVYQVIHSARANASHNHGLDPERLIVAEAFVGKGYFKKRVSYHARGRSGIRFRAECRLTIVLREITPEEEADIARLKVHNFKKLTKRESRLVPHQLIETNPVWGRKNKSNSQNLDAAAA from the exons ATGGTACAGTGGCAGAGGCACATTTTCCCAATTCTTCGTCGCATTCATAAGGGAATCGACAATGCCAATCATTCGGCTTCAAATCTTTTAATTTCTCGCTTCAGTTCTTCTCTTTCACAAG GTCAGTTACAGAGGCAATGGTCCACAAGTTTGCCTAGCTTTTCAAGGCCTATTTATCACTGTTTGCAACGATATCAG GGAATTTCAAGTTCTACTCAGTTGCTTGCAAAATCATCCGAGGAAACACCTGTTTCGTCACCTTTAGTTCCAATTTCGTTATTAGGGAGATCAACAGGTGAAGAACAGAATCAGAAAACTATTACTAAGGCAGACAAAGTTCAAGCAATACTAAAGGGAATAAAGCAG AGTCCAAAGAAGGTCAACTTGGTTGCTGCTTTGGTTCGTGGTATGCTTGTTAAAGATGCATTGATGCAGTTACAAGTGACAGTAAAACGGGCTGCAAAAACTGTATATCAG GTTATTCATTCAGCCCGTGCAAACGCCTCTCACAATCATGGGTTGGATCCGGAGCGCCTCATTGTTG CCGAAGCATTCGTAGGAAAGGGATATTTTAAGAAGAGAGTTTCCTACCATGCCAGAGGAAGATCTGGAATCAGATTCAGAGCAGAATGCAGGCTAACAATTGTACTAAGAGAGATAACCCCTGAAGAAGAAGCAGATATTGCTAGGCTGAAGGTCCATAACTTTAAGAAGCTTACTAAGAGGGAGTCTCGACTTGTACCGCACCAGCTTATTGAGACCAATCCTGTTTGGGGACGGAAAAACAAATCTAACAGTCAAAACTTAGATGCTGCAGCTGCATGA